In Epinephelus moara isolate mb chromosome 9, YSFRI_EMoa_1.0, whole genome shotgun sequence, a genomic segment contains:
- the selplg gene encoding P-selectin glycoprotein ligand 1 — translation MSSPVLHQQQEATMRLLSMKTSLALLWGISVLLSMESMSASIPGTRNITSTPEPEETTKEMISAPHTDTHTPAEVSVAAPAETTASPRVAEANITHRSDSTNSASGLVAMNTVAAVTSSSGPPLPHTTAAVTTAAGATHPSHNTTIIKTANPTVNQIHQQSPTTVPATAPAAASATVAVSSPQHTPTTEPEVTSKLPSPTSPANSTLAPVFIQTLSDPSASTTTIMTPNPTSETAPVFDSTKSETSTNSTDLLTTRPVSVTRTPISTSAGSAESSSTTQSHPTSFSPNSTSSASTPTVSTTNVSSTSVFPTNDSNPNVTATDVFTTDDSNATVSTTDVPTTNASTSPAGILIPHVTMRSPVPTTKPAPATTAAPREVSKSTEAQPCSPRGLVKQCLIAVSSLAALATIFMVTTIILCTKLSTRKYKVRKPQPATEMMCISSLLPERTHTYTRQRNPVSNGVLVIHGGADSDEDIGDNLTLSSFLPENDRFV, via the exons ATGTCCAGCCCTGTGCTTCACCAGCAGCAAG AAGCAACAATGAGGCTACTAAGCATGAAGACGTCTCTGGCTCTACTGTGGGGGATTTCTGTTTTGCTTTCAATGGAGTCCATGAGTGCTTCGATCCCAGGGACCAGAAACATTACATCAACCCCTGAACCAGAGGAGACAACCAAGGAGATGATCAGTGCACCTCACACTGACACTCACACACCTGCGGAGGTTAGTGTTGCTGCACCAGCAGAGACCACTGCGTCACCCAGAGTGGCAGAGGCAAACATCACTCACAGAAGTGACAGCACAAACAGCGCCTCTGGTTTGGTTGCCATGAACACTGTGGCAGCAGTGACAAGCAGCTCAGGTCCACCATTGCCTCATACCACTGCAGCAGTGACCACAGCTGCAGGTGCAACACATCCTTCCCACAACACGACAATCATAAAGACAGCGAATCCTACAGTGAACCAGATACATCAGCAATCACCCACCACTGTTCCTGCAACAgctcctgcagcagcttcagcaaCAGTGGCCGTGTCTTCGCCGCAGCACACGCCCACCACTGAGCCCGAAGTCACATCCAAGTTACCTTCCCCCACCTCTCCTGCTAATTCTACTCTGGCTCCAGTCTTCATCCAGACCCTCAGCGATCCCTCAGCCTCTACTACAACCATAATGACTCCTAACCCCACCTCTGAGACAGCACCGGTATTCGACTCCACAAAAAGTGAGACATCCACTAACAGCACCGACCTTTTGACTACACGGCCCGTTTCTGTGACGAGAACCCCCATCTCCACATCAGCTGGTTCAGCAGAGTCGAGCTCTACCACTCAGTCTCACCCCACCTCATTCTCACCGAACTCCACCAGCAGTGCTTCTACCCCCACTGTTTCCACCACCAATGTTTCCAGCACCAGTGTCTTCCCCACTAATGACTCAAACCCCAATGTCACCGCCACTGATGTCTTCACCACCGATGACTCAAACGCTACTGTCTCCACCACTGATGTTCCCACCACCAATGCCTCCACCAGTCCTGCAGGAATCTTGATCCCTCATGTGACCATGAGGTCGCCAGTCCCAACCACCAAACCAGCTCCGGCAACCACAGCAGCACCTCGTGAAGTCTCAAAGAGCACCGAGGCCCAACCCTGCTCCCCCCGAGGCTTAGTGAAGCAATGCCTCATCGCCGTTTCCTCCCTGGCTGCGCTGGCCACCATCTTCATGGTGACTACCATCATCCTCTGCACCAAGCTGTCAACAAGGAAGTACAAGGTCAGGAAACCTCAGCCGGCCACGGAGATGATGTGCATCTCGTCCCTGCTGCCCGAGAGGACTCACACCTACACGAGACAACGCAATCCAGTCAGTAACGGAGTCCTGGTGATCCACGGTGGTGCAGACAGTGACGAGGACATAGGAGATAACCTCACCCTCAGCAGCTTTCTTCCAGAGAATGACCGCTTTGTTTAA
- the LOC126395640 gene encoding coronin-1C-A-like isoform X3 translates to MLRRVVRQSKFRHVFGQAVRNDQCYDDIRVSRVTWDSSFCAVNPKFVAIIIDASGGGAFLVLPLQKSGRIDKVYPTVCGHTGPVLDIDWCPHNDLVIASGSEDCTVMVWQIPENGLETPLSEPVVVLEGHSKRVGIVSWHPTARNVLLSAGCDNQIIIWNVGTGEAMINLDDMHPDVIFSVSWSRNGSLLCTACKDKKVRIIDPRKKKVVAEKDKAHEGARPMRAIFLANGNIFTTGFSRMSERQLALWKAENFDEPICVQEMDSSNGVLLPFYDPDTNVVYLCGKGDSSIRYFEITDEAPYVHYLNTFSTKEPQRGMGYMPKRGLDVNKCEIARFYKLHERKCEPIIMTVPRKSDLFQDDLYPDTAGPDPALEAEEWFAGKNGGPILISLKDGYVSTKNRDLKVVKTNVLETKPPTKAENIPTVQKHASPQPSVKMEDKLEEVLREFKSLRDRVILQDRRIARLEEQVAKVAM, encoded by the exons ATGTTGCGGCGAGTTGTGCGACAGAGCAAGTTCCGTCATGTGTTTGGGCAGGCCGTGAGGAACGACCAGTGCTACGATGACATCCGCGTGTCCAGGGTCACATGGGACAGCTCCTTCTGTGCCGTCAACCCCAAATTTGTTGCCATCATCATAGACGCCAGTGGGGGAGGAGCCTTTCTTGTACTTCCTCTACAAAAG AGCGGACGCATAGACAAGGTCTATCCTACAGTATGTGGTCACACGGGCCCAGTGTTGGACATCGACTGGTGTCCTCATAATGACCTCGTCATTGCTAGTGGCTCTGAGGACTGCACGGTCATG GTTTGGCAGATCCCTGAGAACGGACTGGAGACTCCCCTTTCAGAGCCTGTGGTCGTGCTAGAGGGCCACTCTAAGAGGGTCGGCATTGTGTCTTGGCATCCCACCGCTCGCAACGTTCTCCTCAGCGCAG GGTGCGACAACCAGATCATCATTTGGAATGTGGGCACGGGAGAGGCCATGATCAACCTGGACGACATGCACCCTGATGTTATCTTTAGTGTCAGCTGGAGCCGCAATGGCAGCCTGCTCTGCACCGCCTGCAAGGACAAGAAGGTCCGCATCATCGACCCCCgtaaaaaaaaggttgttgcg gaGAAGGACAAAGCCCACGAGGGAGCTCGACCAATGAGAGCCATCTTTTTAGCAAATGGAAACATCTTCACCACTGGATTCAGCCGCATGAGCGAACGCCAGCTGGCCCTGTGGAAAGCT GAAAACTTCGATGAGCCAATATGTGTTCAAGAGATGGACTCCAGTAATGGAGTCCTGCTGCCCTTCTATGACCCCGACACCAATGTAGTCTACCTGTGTGGAAAG GGTGACAGCAGCATTCGGTACTTTGAGATCACTGATGAGGCGCCGTATGTTCACTACCTCAACACCTTTTCCACCAAGGAGCCCCAGAGGGGGATGGGATACATGCCCAAGAGAGGCCTGGATGTCAACAAATGTGAAATCGCAAG GTTTTACAAACTGCATGAGAGAAAATGTGAGCCAATCATCATGACAGTCCCGCGTAAG TCGGATCTGTTCCAGGACGACCTGTATCCTGACACAGCCGGCCCCGACCCCGCCCTGGAGGCAGAGGAGTGGTTTGCCGGGAAGAACGGAGGCCCCATCCTGATCTCGCTCAAAGATGGCTACGTTTCCACAAAGAACCGGGATCTGAAAGTGGTCAAGACGAACGTCCTGGAGACCAAGCCGCCCACTAAAGCAGAGAACATCCCGACTGTCCAGAAGCACGCTTCTCCGCAGCCCTCAGTA AAAATGGAAGATAAACTGGAAGAGGTACTCCGAGAGTTCAAGTCACTCAGGGACCGTGTCATCCTCCAAGACCGTCGAATTGCCAGACTGGAAGAGCAGGTTGCCAAGGTTGCCATGTAA
- the LOC126395640 gene encoding uncharacterized protein LOC126395640 isoform X1: protein MEEQGNGKKSDLACKKLGSDTQTGSCNPSNEEDFVVLEKDETWMSSDGEHKTTFGNKADDLRSPFKGRVEENASASGSNLPQPSKNAPQEKGNEKKSKRRSDTLSVTADSVEAHAESSPADCFEREMVPDLAEVTGSRCQLKGVGHVGAAQTKATGRGRAEREQDMNDYSKGEVSTYSNVTQNSGSGKRLRESSDDLGNMLNEAGQLIVQEEPGGEKETKSKWEPCLEKVDPSLREEHQCKGSHNVQKTAEADQSHLSRFAGAVSKRAKAGSLCTKKEDGQLASKAADSHPLKAKPSSSETPLLEDNPSFSLEQCDTTHCAPLPGNEGCDELIQVASLKRESNHVCFSAVVTPPPVTRLLPEKVTSMATQLGTSVVNSQMAPDASCDSRDESMPKEKPRVKGPPPPVPKKPKNPFIKLKTAQLKSGDVQRRGKDHLRSEERVKRRHTFDFHVPYNTLTNQDMCLLWDERGTYTVPTNIRRLSADLSPWENLSLGHMDDRYGDMVNFDYCGRVAQLSPEAEPPNLDMLERRIFLERQSRFKSSPPVAKKPQIRVASKEILHTPEVTSDNEIQRPKPAPSGKQEIYPELQSARVISDNRGNYVKHREYHSSDRDARPNSKVGSYKPVAEIIKEKNQVQRHQSRVKPEGVKAQVRVAEEGPSVKVSQMKDAFDVPKKSKERPPEVPPPPKKDMLRRVVRQSKFRHVFGQAVRNDQCYDDIRVSRVTWDSSFCAVNPKFVAIIIDASGGGAFLVLPLQKSGRIDKVYPTVCGHTGPVLDIDWCPHNDLVIASGSEDCTVMVWQIPENGLETPLSEPVVVLEGHSKRVGIVSWHPTARNVLLSAGCDNQIIIWNVGTGEAMINLDDMHPDVIFSVSWSRNGSLLCTACKDKKVRIIDPRKKKVVAEKDKAHEGARPMRAIFLANGNIFTTGFSRMSERQLALWKAENFDEPICVQEMDSSNGVLLPFYDPDTNVVYLCGKGDSSIRYFEITDEAPYVHYLNTFSTKEPQRGMGYMPKRGLDVNKCEIARFYKLHERKCEPIIMTVPRKSDLFQDDLYPDTAGPDPALEAEEWFAGKNGGPILISLKDGYVSTKNRDLKVVKTNVLETKPPTKAENIPTVQKHASPQPSVKMEDKLEEVLREFKSLRDRVILQDRRIARLEEQVAKVAM, encoded by the exons ATGGAGGAGCAGGGAAACGGGAAGAAATCGGACCTTGCTTGTAAAAAGTTAGGTTCTGACACTCAAACCGGCTCATGCAATCCCTCTAATGAGGAGGACTTTGTGGTGCTCGAGAAGGATGAGACTTGGATGTCATCTGACGGGGAACATAAAACCACTTTTGGCAATAAAGCAGATGATCTTCGGTCTCCTTTTAAAGGAAGAGTTGAGGAGAACGCTTCTGCAAGTGGCAGTAACCTTCCACAACCTTCCAAGAATGCTCCTCAAGAAAAGGGTAATGAGAAGAAAAGCAAGAGAAGATCTGACACACTTTCAGTCACAGCCGACAGTGTGGAAGCACATGCTGAAAGTTCACCCGCAGATTGTTTTGAGAGGGAAATGGTTCCAGATTTGGCTGAAGTGACAGGCAGCAGGTGTCAGCTAAAAGGAGTTGGTCATGTTGGGGCTGCCCAAACCAAGGCAACTGGGAGAggaagagcagagagggagcaaGACATGAATGACTACAGCAAGGGGGAGGTCTCTACTTACAGTAACGTGACACAAAACAGTGGCTCGGGGAAAAGGTTAAGAGAGAGCAGTGATGATTTGGGAAACATGCTTAATGAAGCAGGCCAGTTGATTGTTCAGGAGGAGCCAGGaggggagaaagagacaaagtCAAAATGGGAACCATGCTTGGAAAAGGTAGATCCTTCTTTAAGAGAGGAACATCAATGCAAGGGAAGCCACAATGTACAAAAAACAGCAGAAGCAGATCAGTCCCATCTGAGCAGGTTTGCGGGCGCTGTCTCAAAGAGGGCTAAGGCAGGTAGTTTGTGTACCAAGAAAGAGGATGGCCAGTTGGCTAGCAAAGCAGCCGACTCTCACCCCCTAAAAGCAAAGCCCTCTAGCTCTGAAACACCACTTCTAGAAGACAATCCCTCGTTTTCACTGGAACAGTGTGATACGACCCACTGTGCTCCTCTGCCAGGCAATGAAGGCTGTGATGAACTGATACAGGTTGCGAGCTTAAAGAGGGAGAGCAATCATGTTTGCTTCTCTGCCGTCGTCACCCCTCCACCTGTAACTCGTCTGTTGCCTGAGAAAGTCACATCAATGGCGACACAACTCGGTACAAGTGTGGTAAATTCACAAATGGCACCAGATGCCTCATGTGACTCTAGAGATGAATCTATGCCAAAAGAAAAACCCAGAGTTAAAGGCCCACCTCCGCCTGTCCCCAAAAAACCTAAAAACCCTTTTATAAAGCTGAAAACCGCACAATTGAAGTCTGGTGATGTGCAAAGAAGAGGCAAAGATCATCTGCGCTCTGAGGAGAGGGTCAAGAGGAGGCACACTTTTGATTTTCATGTTCCATACAACACTCTAACTAATCAGGACATGTGCTTGTTGTGGGACGAAAGGGGCACTTACACGGTGCCAACCAACATACGACGGCTCTCAGCCGACCTCAGCCCTTGGGAAAACCTTTCACTGGGACACATGGATGATCGGTACGGAGACATGGTCAACTTTGACTACTGCGGCCGTGTGGCACAGCTGTCTCCAGAGGCAGAGCCGCCAAACCTGGACATGTTGGAGAGAAGAATATTCCTGGAGAGACAATCCAGATTTAAAAGCTCGCCTCCTGTTGCGAAAAAGCCCCAAATTCGTGTTGCATCCAAAGAGATTCTTCACACACCTGAGGTCACATCAGACAATGAAATCCAAAGACCAAAACCTGCTCCTTCAGGGAAACAAGAAATCTACCCAGAGCTCCAATCTGCGAGAGTCATCAGCGACAACCGTGGTAACTATGTTAAGCATAGAGAGTACCACAGTAGTGATCGGGATGCAAGGCCTAACAGCAAGGTGGGTTCTTACAAGCCCGTGGCGGAaattatcaaagaaaaaaatcaagtgcAAAGACATCAGAGTCGGGTCAAACCTGAAGGGGTTAAAGCTCAGGTTCGGGTGGCTGAGGAGGGTCCAAGTGTGAAAGTATCCCAGATGAAGGATGCCTTTGATGTCCCAAAGAAATCCAAAGAGAGACCTCCAGAAGTTCCACCACCTCCAAAGAAAG ATATGTTGCGGCGAGTTGTGCGACAGAGCAAGTTCCGTCATGTGTTTGGGCAGGCCGTGAGGAACGACCAGTGCTACGATGACATCCGCGTGTCCAGGGTCACATGGGACAGCTCCTTCTGTGCCGTCAACCCCAAATTTGTTGCCATCATCATAGACGCCAGTGGGGGAGGAGCCTTTCTTGTACTTCCTCTACAAAAG AGCGGACGCATAGACAAGGTCTATCCTACAGTATGTGGTCACACGGGCCCAGTGTTGGACATCGACTGGTGTCCTCATAATGACCTCGTCATTGCTAGTGGCTCTGAGGACTGCACGGTCATG GTTTGGCAGATCCCTGAGAACGGACTGGAGACTCCCCTTTCAGAGCCTGTGGTCGTGCTAGAGGGCCACTCTAAGAGGGTCGGCATTGTGTCTTGGCATCCCACCGCTCGCAACGTTCTCCTCAGCGCAG GGTGCGACAACCAGATCATCATTTGGAATGTGGGCACGGGAGAGGCCATGATCAACCTGGACGACATGCACCCTGATGTTATCTTTAGTGTCAGCTGGAGCCGCAATGGCAGCCTGCTCTGCACCGCCTGCAAGGACAAGAAGGTCCGCATCATCGACCCCCgtaaaaaaaaggttgttgcg gaGAAGGACAAAGCCCACGAGGGAGCTCGACCAATGAGAGCCATCTTTTTAGCAAATGGAAACATCTTCACCACTGGATTCAGCCGCATGAGCGAACGCCAGCTGGCCCTGTGGAAAGCT GAAAACTTCGATGAGCCAATATGTGTTCAAGAGATGGACTCCAGTAATGGAGTCCTGCTGCCCTTCTATGACCCCGACACCAATGTAGTCTACCTGTGTGGAAAG GGTGACAGCAGCATTCGGTACTTTGAGATCACTGATGAGGCGCCGTATGTTCACTACCTCAACACCTTTTCCACCAAGGAGCCCCAGAGGGGGATGGGATACATGCCCAAGAGAGGCCTGGATGTCAACAAATGTGAAATCGCAAG GTTTTACAAACTGCATGAGAGAAAATGTGAGCCAATCATCATGACAGTCCCGCGTAAG TCGGATCTGTTCCAGGACGACCTGTATCCTGACACAGCCGGCCCCGACCCCGCCCTGGAGGCAGAGGAGTGGTTTGCCGGGAAGAACGGAGGCCCCATCCTGATCTCGCTCAAAGATGGCTACGTTTCCACAAAGAACCGGGATCTGAAAGTGGTCAAGACGAACGTCCTGGAGACCAAGCCGCCCACTAAAGCAGAGAACATCCCGACTGTCCAGAAGCACGCTTCTCCGCAGCCCTCAGTA AAAATGGAAGATAAACTGGAAGAGGTACTCCGAGAGTTCAAGTCACTCAGGGACCGTGTCATCCTCCAAGACCGTCGAATTGCCAGACTGGAAGAGCAGGTTGCCAAGGTTGCCATGTAA
- the LOC126395640 gene encoding coronin-1C-A-like isoform X2 yields the protein MLNGALSHSVIIKCRWTIEIIPRILMEQQQAICGVLTGNHDMLRRVVRQSKFRHVFGQAVRNDQCYDDIRVSRVTWDSSFCAVNPKFVAIIIDASGGGAFLVLPLQKSGRIDKVYPTVCGHTGPVLDIDWCPHNDLVIASGSEDCTVMVWQIPENGLETPLSEPVVVLEGHSKRVGIVSWHPTARNVLLSAGCDNQIIIWNVGTGEAMINLDDMHPDVIFSVSWSRNGSLLCTACKDKKVRIIDPRKKKVVAEKDKAHEGARPMRAIFLANGNIFTTGFSRMSERQLALWKAENFDEPICVQEMDSSNGVLLPFYDPDTNVVYLCGKGDSSIRYFEITDEAPYVHYLNTFSTKEPQRGMGYMPKRGLDVNKCEIARFYKLHERKCEPIIMTVPRKSDLFQDDLYPDTAGPDPALEAEEWFAGKNGGPILISLKDGYVSTKNRDLKVVKTNVLETKPPTKAENIPTVQKHASPQPSVKMEDKLEEVLREFKSLRDRVILQDRRIARLEEQVAKVAM from the exons ATGCTCAACGGCGCACTGAGCCACAGTGTGATCATTAAGTGTCGATGGACGATTGAGATCATTCCCAGAATCCTCATGGAGCAGCAACAGGCCATCTGTGGTGTGCTCACAGGAAATcatg ATATGTTGCGGCGAGTTGTGCGACAGAGCAAGTTCCGTCATGTGTTTGGGCAGGCCGTGAGGAACGACCAGTGCTACGATGACATCCGCGTGTCCAGGGTCACATGGGACAGCTCCTTCTGTGCCGTCAACCCCAAATTTGTTGCCATCATCATAGACGCCAGTGGGGGAGGAGCCTTTCTTGTACTTCCTCTACAAAAG AGCGGACGCATAGACAAGGTCTATCCTACAGTATGTGGTCACACGGGCCCAGTGTTGGACATCGACTGGTGTCCTCATAATGACCTCGTCATTGCTAGTGGCTCTGAGGACTGCACGGTCATG GTTTGGCAGATCCCTGAGAACGGACTGGAGACTCCCCTTTCAGAGCCTGTGGTCGTGCTAGAGGGCCACTCTAAGAGGGTCGGCATTGTGTCTTGGCATCCCACCGCTCGCAACGTTCTCCTCAGCGCAG GGTGCGACAACCAGATCATCATTTGGAATGTGGGCACGGGAGAGGCCATGATCAACCTGGACGACATGCACCCTGATGTTATCTTTAGTGTCAGCTGGAGCCGCAATGGCAGCCTGCTCTGCACCGCCTGCAAGGACAAGAAGGTCCGCATCATCGACCCCCgtaaaaaaaaggttgttgcg gaGAAGGACAAAGCCCACGAGGGAGCTCGACCAATGAGAGCCATCTTTTTAGCAAATGGAAACATCTTCACCACTGGATTCAGCCGCATGAGCGAACGCCAGCTGGCCCTGTGGAAAGCT GAAAACTTCGATGAGCCAATATGTGTTCAAGAGATGGACTCCAGTAATGGAGTCCTGCTGCCCTTCTATGACCCCGACACCAATGTAGTCTACCTGTGTGGAAAG GGTGACAGCAGCATTCGGTACTTTGAGATCACTGATGAGGCGCCGTATGTTCACTACCTCAACACCTTTTCCACCAAGGAGCCCCAGAGGGGGATGGGATACATGCCCAAGAGAGGCCTGGATGTCAACAAATGTGAAATCGCAAG GTTTTACAAACTGCATGAGAGAAAATGTGAGCCAATCATCATGACAGTCCCGCGTAAG TCGGATCTGTTCCAGGACGACCTGTATCCTGACACAGCCGGCCCCGACCCCGCCCTGGAGGCAGAGGAGTGGTTTGCCGGGAAGAACGGAGGCCCCATCCTGATCTCGCTCAAAGATGGCTACGTTTCCACAAAGAACCGGGATCTGAAAGTGGTCAAGACGAACGTCCTGGAGACCAAGCCGCCCACTAAAGCAGAGAACATCCCGACTGTCCAGAAGCACGCTTCTCCGCAGCCCTCAGTA AAAATGGAAGATAAACTGGAAGAGGTACTCCGAGAGTTCAAGTCACTCAGGGACCGTGTCATCCTCCAAGACCGTCGAATTGCCAGACTGGAAGAGCAGGTTGCCAAGGTTGCCATGTAA